One part of the Paraburkholderia flagellata genome encodes these proteins:
- a CDS encoding NAD(P)H-dependent oxidoreductase subunit E: MEETAVSAPDDLVLRHAQPGRTLLAILHAIQDDVGFVPPATVVPLSKALNLSRAEVHGVITYYHHFRTAPPAPVTVQLCRAEACRSMGSEALAQHVEAQTGCRFGQHGHDAQHAHAHEGPVALESVYCLGQCALSPAMMINGTLHAKVTPQKFDKLFAAAMTAVARTEEAA; this comes from the coding sequence ATGGAAGAGACAGCTGTTAGCGCGCCGGACGACCTCGTCCTGCGTCACGCGCAACCAGGCCGCACGCTGCTTGCAATCCTGCATGCGATCCAGGACGACGTCGGCTTCGTGCCGCCGGCCACGGTCGTGCCGCTCTCGAAGGCGCTGAATCTTTCGCGCGCCGAGGTGCACGGCGTGATCACCTACTACCACCACTTCCGCACTGCGCCGCCCGCGCCGGTCACGGTCCAGCTGTGCCGCGCCGAGGCGTGCCGCAGCATGGGGAGTGAAGCGCTCGCGCAGCACGTCGAGGCGCAGACCGGCTGCCGTTTCGGCCAGCACGGCCACGACGCCCAACACGCGCATGCGCACGAAGGTCCGGTCGCGCTGGAGTCCGTCTATTGCCTGGGCCAGTGCGCGCTCTCGCCCGCCATGATGATTAACGGCACCTTGCACGCAAAAGTGACCCCGCAGAAGTTCGACAAGCTCTTTGCCGCCGCCATGACGGCGGTCGCCCGCACCGAGGAGGCCGCATGA
- the ubiG gene encoding bifunctional 2-polyprenyl-6-hydroxyphenol methylase/3-demethylubiquinol 3-O-methyltransferase UbiG: MTNADPHELQKFSDLAHRWWDPNAEFKPLHELNPIRLGWIDSHAHLPSKRVLDIGCGGGILSESMAGLGATVKGIDLSREALGVADLHSLESGVTVDYELIAAEAIAAREPASFDVVTCMEMLEHVPEPAEIVKACASLVKPGGWVFFSTLNRNVKSYLLAVIGAEYIAQMLPKGTHDYARFIRPSELAAFVRDAGMRVAEIKGITYNPLTRHFALSNDSSVNYMIACRRDA; this comes from the coding sequence ATGACGAATGCCGATCCCCACGAGCTACAGAAATTCAGCGATCTCGCTCATCGCTGGTGGGACCCGAACGCCGAATTCAAGCCGCTGCACGAACTCAACCCCATTCGCCTCGGCTGGATAGACAGTCATGCGCATCTGCCGTCCAAGCGCGTGCTCGACATCGGCTGCGGCGGTGGCATCCTCTCCGAATCGATGGCGGGGCTTGGCGCGACAGTGAAAGGCATCGACCTTTCGCGCGAGGCGCTTGGCGTAGCCGACCTGCATAGCCTCGAGAGCGGCGTAACGGTGGACTACGAGTTGATCGCCGCCGAAGCGATCGCCGCACGCGAACCCGCGTCGTTCGACGTCGTGACCTGCATGGAAATGCTCGAACACGTGCCGGAGCCCGCCGAGATCGTGAAGGCCTGCGCAAGTCTCGTGAAGCCTGGCGGCTGGGTGTTCTTTTCGACGCTCAATCGCAACGTGAAGTCGTATCTTCTCGCCGTGATCGGCGCAGAATACATCGCGCAGATGCTGCCCAAGGGCACGCACGACTACGCGCGCTTCATCCGCCCCTCGGAGCTTGCCGCGTTCGTGCGCGACGCCGGTATGCGTGTCGCGGAGATCAAGGGCATCACGTATAACCCGCTCACGCGGCACTTCGCGCTTTCGAACGACTCCAGCGTCAATTACATGATCGCCTGCCGGCGCGACGCCTGA
- a CDS encoding formate dehydrogenase beta subunit — protein MTRVYVPRDSSALALGADAIAQAIEREAAARGVSIELVRNGSRGLLYLEPLVEVQTPDGRVGYANVEPDEVGALFDAGFLQGGQHARSVGLVEQIPYLRKQQRLTFARIGITDPLSTDDYVAHGGLEGLRNALKMTGADICAALLESGLRGRGGAAFPAGIKWRTVANAQADQKYIVCNADEGDSGTFSDRLVMESDPYVLIEGMTIAGIAVGATVGHIYVRSEYPHSIAALEEAIQRARAAGWLGDDVLGSGKRFELFVAKGAGAYVCGEETALLESLEGKRGIVRAKPPLPALSGLYGKPTVINNVITLATVPIIFARGAAFYKDFGMGRSRGTLPFQLAGNIARGGLVELAFGVTLRELMVDYGGGTASGRPARAVQVGGPLGTYLPESQWDIPMDYEAYAAVGAVVGHGGLVVHDDTSNLAELAQYAMEFCTLESCGKCTPCRIGSTRGVEVIAKIRKGDTSEKQVTLLRDLCETMVSGSLCAMGGMTPYPVISALNHFPEDFGLEPVAAPAAAA, from the coding sequence ATGACACGCGTCTACGTACCCCGCGACTCCTCGGCCCTCGCGCTCGGAGCAGATGCCATCGCGCAAGCCATTGAACGTGAAGCTGCCGCGCGCGGCGTAAGCATCGAACTCGTGCGCAACGGCTCGCGCGGCCTGCTCTATCTCGAACCGCTCGTCGAAGTTCAAACGCCCGATGGGCGCGTCGGCTACGCGAACGTTGAACCCGATGAAGTGGGCGCGCTCTTCGACGCCGGCTTCCTGCAGGGCGGCCAGCACGCGCGCAGCGTCGGGCTCGTCGAGCAGATTCCGTATCTGCGCAAGCAGCAGCGCCTCACGTTTGCGCGCATCGGCATCACCGACCCGCTTTCCACCGACGACTACGTCGCTCACGGCGGCCTCGAAGGATTGCGCAATGCGCTGAAGATGACCGGCGCCGATATCTGCGCAGCACTCCTCGAGTCGGGCCTGCGCGGCCGCGGCGGCGCGGCGTTCCCGGCCGGCATCAAGTGGCGCACGGTCGCGAATGCGCAAGCCGACCAGAAGTACATCGTCTGCAATGCCGACGAAGGCGATTCGGGCACGTTCTCGGACCGCCTCGTCATGGAAAGCGACCCGTATGTGCTGATCGAGGGTATGACGATCGCGGGCATCGCGGTGGGCGCCACCGTTGGCCATATCTACGTGCGCAGCGAGTATCCGCATTCGATCGCGGCACTCGAGGAAGCCATCCAGCGCGCGCGTGCGGCGGGCTGGCTCGGCGACGACGTGCTCGGCAGCGGCAAGCGCTTCGAACTGTTCGTGGCCAAGGGCGCGGGCGCTTACGTGTGCGGCGAGGAAACGGCGCTGCTCGAATCGCTCGAAGGCAAGCGCGGCATCGTGCGCGCCAAGCCGCCCCTGCCCGCGCTCTCCGGTCTCTACGGCAAGCCCACGGTCATTAACAACGTCATCACGCTCGCCACGGTGCCGATCATCTTTGCCAGGGGCGCGGCGTTCTACAAGGACTTCGGCATGGGCCGCTCGCGCGGTACGCTGCCGTTCCAGCTCGCGGGCAACATTGCGCGCGGCGGGCTCGTCGAGCTTGCGTTCGGCGTGACACTGCGCGAACTGATGGTCGACTACGGCGGCGGCACCGCCAGCGGGCGCCCGGCGCGCGCGGTGCAGGTGGGCGGCCCGCTCGGCACCTATCTGCCCGAGAGCCAGTGGGACATTCCCATGGACTACGAAGCGTATGCGGCAGTCGGCGCGGTCGTGGGCCACGGCGGCCTCGTTGTGCACGACGACACGTCGAATCTCGCCGAACTCGCCCAGTACGCCATGGAGTTCTGCACGCTCGAATCGTGCGGCAAGTGCACGCCCTGCCGCATCGGTTCGACGCGCGGCGTCGAGGTGATCGCGAAGATCCGCAAGGGCGACACGTCGGAGAAGCAGGTCACGCTGCTGCGCGACCTGTGCGAGACGATGGTGTCCGGGTCGCTATGCGCGATGGGCGGCATGACGCCCTACCCCGTGATCTCCGCGCTCAACCATTTTCCTGAAGATTTCGGTCTCGAACCCGTCGCTGCTCCGGCAGCAGCCGCCTGA
- the ompA gene encoding outer membrane protein OmpA: MNKLSKLAFIAATAVVAASAQAQSVPASRQAVNDNWVNGTGEYVWMNGTNELCWRDAFWTPATANAKCDGALVAQAPQPPVAPPPPAISSQKITYQADALFDFDKAILKPAGKEKLDDLASKIQALNLEVVVATGYTDRIGSAAYNDRLSLRRAQAVKSYLVSKGVPAERIYTEGKGKRNPVTTGCNQKNHKALIACLAPDRRVEVEVVGTQKQ, encoded by the coding sequence ATGAATAAACTTTCAAAGCTCGCGTTCATTGCAGCTACCGCAGTTGTGGCTGCATCCGCTCAGGCACAGTCGGTGCCGGCGTCGCGACAAGCCGTCAATGACAACTGGGTGAATGGTACCGGCGAATACGTGTGGATGAACGGCACGAACGAGCTTTGCTGGCGCGATGCATTCTGGACGCCGGCCACCGCCAACGCCAAGTGCGATGGCGCCCTGGTCGCCCAGGCACCGCAGCCGCCGGTCGCTCCGCCGCCGCCGGCCATCAGCAGCCAGAAGATCACGTATCAGGCTGACGCCCTGTTCGACTTCGACAAGGCCATCCTGAAGCCGGCTGGCAAGGAAAAGCTGGACGATCTGGCAAGCAAGATCCAGGCTCTGAACCTCGAAGTCGTCGTCGCGACGGGCTACACCGACCGCATCGGCTCGGCTGCCTACAACGACCGTCTGTCGCTGCGCCGTGCGCAAGCCGTCAAGTCGTACCTGGTCAGCAAGGGCGTTCCGGCAGAGCGTATCTACACGGAAGGCAAGGGCAAGCGCAACCCGGTTACGACTGGCTGCAACCAGAAGAACCACAAGGCTCTCATCGCCTGCCTCGCACCGGATCGCCGCGTGGAAGTCGAAGTCGTCGGCACGCAAAAGCAGTAA
- a CDS encoding substrate-binding domain-containing protein — MIKVECHAQLVVRDADGREASLTDVVPLLALVAEEGSIAQAAQRKGLSYRHAWGVLREVEERLGGALIAKARGRGSVLSELGEAVLRSQRLCTERLQGNLEALASEVASDLNRWLAPDAQDLRIHASHGYAVAALVTALVADQVPVEIKYRDSVDAITALARGECDLAGFHLPRGDFRAACANAYRSWLDPQRHVLIHLTQRKQGLFVGRGNPKQVTGLADLARGDIRFVNRQPGSGTRMLIDLLLTRIGVDPERVNGYASSELTHSAIAAFVASGMADVGFGVEPAAHHFGLDFIEIADEDYYFACDRGHLAHEPLATVLGLLRGAGFRASVAQLEGYDPAACGDVVELEAAWGEPRAL, encoded by the coding sequence ATGATCAAGGTCGAGTGCCATGCGCAGCTAGTCGTGCGCGACGCTGACGGCCGAGAGGCAAGCCTGACGGACGTTGTGCCGTTGCTTGCCCTCGTCGCCGAAGAAGGAAGCATTGCGCAGGCCGCGCAGCGTAAGGGTTTGTCCTATCGCCACGCCTGGGGTGTTTTGCGTGAAGTGGAGGAGCGCCTGGGCGGTGCGCTGATCGCAAAGGCGCGTGGTCGTGGCTCCGTGCTCTCCGAACTGGGCGAGGCGGTGCTGCGCTCGCAGCGCCTGTGCACGGAACGGCTGCAGGGTAACCTCGAGGCGCTGGCGAGTGAGGTGGCGAGCGACCTGAACCGCTGGCTCGCTCCCGACGCGCAAGATCTGCGCATCCATGCTTCGCACGGCTACGCGGTGGCGGCGCTCGTGACGGCGCTCGTCGCCGACCAGGTGCCCGTGGAGATCAAGTACCGCGACAGCGTCGATGCGATCACGGCGCTCGCGCGCGGCGAATGCGATCTCGCGGGCTTTCATCTGCCGCGCGGCGACTTTCGGGCTGCCTGTGCCAACGCCTACCGTAGCTGGCTCGACCCGCAGCGCCACGTGCTCATCCATCTCACGCAGCGCAAGCAGGGGCTCTTCGTCGGACGCGGCAACCCGAAGCAGGTCACGGGCCTGGCCGACCTCGCGCGCGGCGATATCCGCTTTGTGAACCGGCAGCCGGGCTCGGGCACGCGCATGTTGATCGATCTGCTGCTCACACGCATTGGCGTCGATCCCGAGCGCGTGAACGGCTATGCGTCGTCGGAGCTCACGCACTCGGCAATCGCTGCGTTCGTGGCGAGCGGTATGGCCGACGTGGGCTTCGGCGTGGAGCCGGCTGCGCACCATTTCGGGCTCGATTTCATCGAAATCGCAGACGAAGACTACTATTTCGCGTGTGATCGTGGTCATCTCGCACACGAACCGCTGGCAACCGTACTGGGTTTGCTGCGTGGCGCCGGGTTCCGTGCGTCGGTTGCGCAACTGGAGGGATACGATCCGGCGGCGTGCGGTGACGTAGTGGAACTCGAAGCCGCATGGGGCGAGCCGCGGGCTTTGTAA
- the gyrA gene encoding DNA gyrase subunit A, protein MDQFAKETLPISLEEEMRRSYLDYAMSVIVGRALPDVRDGLKPVHRRVLYAMHELNNDWNRAYKKSARIVGDVIGKYHPHGDTAVYDTIVRMAQNFSLRYMLVDGQGNFGSIDGDNAAAMRYTEIRMAKIGHELLADIDKETVDFGPNYDGSESEPQILPARIPNLLINGSSGIAVGMATNIPPHNLNEVVDACQHLLKTPEATIDELIEIIPAPDFPTAGIIYGVAGVRDGYRTGRGRVVMRAATHFEEIDRGQRMAIIVDELPYQVNKRSLLERIAELVNEKKLEGISDIRDESDKSGMRVVIELKRGEVPEVILNNLYKATQLQDTFGMNMVALVDNQPKLLNLKEMLEHFLSHRREVLTRRTVYELRKARERGHVLEGLAVALANIDDFIELIKAAPTPPIAKQELMNRSWDSSLVREMLTRAEQDNASAGGRDAYRPEGLNPQYGMQADGLYRLSDTQAQEILQMRLQRLTGLEQDKIIGEYREVMAQIADLLDILARPGRVTTMISDELTSIKSEFGDARRSKIEMNATELNTEDLITPQDMVVTMSHAGYVKSQPLSEYRAQKRGGRGKQATSMKDDDWIDTLFIANTHDHILCFSNRGRVYWVKVYEVPQGSRNSRGRPIVNMFPLQDGEKITVVLPVKEFSADKFVFMATALGTVKKTPLEAFSRPLRKGIIAVGLDDGDYLIGAAITDGEHDVMLFSDAGKAVRFDENDVRPMGREARGVRGMQLEDNQQVIALLVAGDEQQSVLTATENGYGKRTPITEYTRHGRGTKGMIAIQTSERNGKVVAATLVDSEAQIMLITTTGVLIRTRVSEIREMGRATQGVTLISLDEGTKLSGLQQVAEADAEADAEGEGEPGEVEE, encoded by the coding sequence ATGGATCAATTCGCCAAAGAGACTCTGCCAATCTCCCTCGAGGAGGAAATGCGCCGCTCGTATCTCGATTACGCGATGAGCGTGATCGTCGGGCGGGCACTTCCGGATGTTCGTGACGGCCTCAAGCCCGTCCACCGGCGCGTGCTCTACGCAATGCACGAGCTGAATAACGACTGGAACCGCGCTTACAAGAAGTCGGCTCGTATCGTCGGCGACGTCATCGGTAAGTACCACCCCCACGGCGATACGGCCGTCTACGACACCATCGTGCGGATGGCGCAGAACTTCTCCCTGCGCTACATGCTGGTCGACGGGCAGGGCAACTTCGGCTCGATCGACGGCGACAACGCCGCCGCCATGCGATACACCGAAATCCGCATGGCGAAGATCGGCCACGAGCTGCTGGCCGACATCGACAAGGAGACGGTCGACTTCGGGCCGAACTACGACGGCAGCGAAAGCGAGCCGCAGATCCTGCCCGCGCGCATTCCGAACCTGCTCATCAACGGCTCGTCGGGTATCGCGGTCGGCATGGCCACGAACATTCCGCCGCACAATCTCAACGAAGTTGTCGACGCCTGCCAGCATCTGCTGAAGACGCCCGAGGCAACGATCGATGAGCTGATCGAGATCATTCCCGCGCCCGATTTCCCGACCGCCGGCATTATTTATGGCGTCGCCGGCGTGCGCGACGGCTATCGCACCGGCCGCGGCCGCGTGGTGATGCGCGCGGCCACGCATTTCGAGGAAATCGATCGCGGTCAGCGCATGGCGATCATCGTCGACGAGTTGCCGTATCAGGTGAACAAGCGTTCGCTGCTTGAACGCATCGCCGAGCTTGTCAACGAGAAGAAGCTCGAAGGCATTTCCGATATTCGCGACGAATCGGACAAGAGCGGCATGCGTGTCGTGATCGAGCTTAAGCGCGGTGAAGTGCCCGAGGTCATCCTCAACAATCTTTACAAGGCGACGCAGCTGCAGGACACGTTCGGCATGAACATGGTCGCGCTGGTGGACAACCAGCCGAAGCTGCTGAACCTGAAGGAAATGCTCGAGCATTTCCTTTCGCATCGCCGCGAAGTGCTCACGCGCCGCACGGTGTACGAACTGCGCAAGGCGCGCGAACGCGGCCACGTACTCGAAGGCCTCGCCGTCGCGCTTGCGAACATCGACGATTTCATCGAACTCATCAAGGCCGCGCCCACGCCGCCTATCGCGAAGCAGGAATTGATGAACCGCTCGTGGGATTCGTCGCTCGTGCGCGAGATGCTCACGCGCGCGGAGCAGGACAATGCGTCGGCGGGCGGGCGCGACGCCTACCGTCCGGAAGGGCTGAACCCGCAATATGGTATGCAGGCCGACGGCCTTTACCGTCTGTCCGACACGCAGGCGCAGGAAATCCTGCAAATGCGCCTCCAGCGCCTGACCGGGCTGGAGCAGGACAAGATCATCGGCGAGTACCGCGAAGTCATGGCGCAGATCGCCGACCTGCTCGACATCCTTGCGCGCCCCGGGCGCGTAACGACCATGATCTCCGACGAACTTACCTCGATCAAGAGCGAATTCGGCGATGCCCGCCGCTCGAAGATCGAGATGAATGCCACGGAGCTCAACACCGAAGACCTGATCACGCCGCAGGACATGGTCGTGACCATGTCGCACGCCGGGTACGTGAAATCGCAGCCGTTGTCGGAATATCGGGCCCAGAAGCGCGGAGGTCGCGGCAAGCAGGCGACCTCGATGAAGGACGACGACTGGATCGACACACTCTTCATCGCCAATACGCACGACCACATTCTGTGCTTCTCGAATCGCGGCCGCGTGTATTGGGTGAAGGTGTATGAAGTGCCGCAGGGCTCGCGCAACTCGCGCGGCCGCCCGATCGTCAATATGTTCCCGCTGCAGGACGGCGAAAAGATCACGGTCGTGCTGCCGGTCAAGGAATTCTCGGCCGACAAGTTCGTTTTCATGGCCACCGCGCTGGGCACGGTCAAGAAGACGCCGCTCGAAGCCTTCAGCCGTCCGCTGCGCAAAGGTATTATTGCGGTCGGTCTCGACGACGGCGACTACCTGATCGGCGCTGCGATTACCGACGGCGAACACGACGTGATGTTGTTCTCCGACGCTGGCAAGGCTGTGCGCTTCGACGAGAACGACGTGCGCCCGATGGGCCGCGAAGCGCGCGGCGTGCGCGGCATGCAGCTCGAAGATAACCAGCAGGTCATCGCACTCCTCGTGGCGGGCGACGAGCAGCAGTCGGTGCTCACCGCGACCGAGAACGGTTATGGCAAGCGCACGCCGATCACGGAGTACACGCGCCATGGCCGCGGCACGAAGGGCATGATCGCGATCCAGACTTCGGAGCGCAACGGCAAGGTGGTTGCGGCCACACTCGTCGACTCGGAAGCGCAGATCATGTTGATCACCACCACGGGCGTTTTGATTCGCACCCGCGTGTCGGAAATTCGCGAAATGGGCCGTGCAACGCAAGGTGTTACACTCATCAGCCTTGACGAAGGTACGAAGCTCTCCGGGCTGCAGCAGGTCGCCGAAGCGGACGCAGAGGCGGACGCCGAAGGTGAGGGCGAGCCGGGCGAAGTCGAAGAGTGA
- the fdhF gene encoding formate dehydrogenase subunit alpha, with translation MSDTLMSQAGGCGSGNCACKSAAMKQRSPFDDTDYGTPLVHADVDVTLEIDGQSVTVPAGTSVMRASIEAGINVPKLCATDSLEPFGSCRLCLVEIEGRRGYPASCTTPVEAGMKVRTQSNQLQKLRRNVMELYISDHPLDCLTCPANGDCELQDMAGVTGLREVRYGFDGANHLKDKKDESNPYFTYDPSKCIVCNRCVRACEETQGTFALTIAGRGFESRVAAGASESFMDSECVSCGACVAACPTATLQEKTVVMLGQAEHSVVTTCAYCGVGCSFKAEMKGNEVVRMVPHKNGQANEGHACVKGRFAWGYATHKDRIKKPMIRAKITDPWREVSWDEAINYAASEFRRIQAKHGRDSIGGITSSRCTNEETYLVQKLVRAAFGNNNVDTCARVCHSPTGYGLKTTLGESAGTQTFASVDHSDVIMVIGANPTDGHPVFGSRLKRRVRQGAKLIVVDPRRIDIVDTAHVKAEHHLQLRPGTNVAMVNSIAHVIVTEGLVNESFVAERCETRAFEQWRDFVALPENSPETMAEVTGVPAEQVRAAARLYAQQGNSAIYYGLGVTEHAQGSTMVMGIANLAMATGNIGREGVGVNPLRGQNNVQGSCDMGSFPHELPGYRHVGDANVRALFEGAWNVALQSEPGLRIPNMFEAALDGTFMGLYCQGEDIVQSDPNTQHVAAALSSMECIVVQDIFLNETAKYAHVLLPGSSFLEKDGTFTNAERRISRVRKVMPPVAGYSDWEATILLSRALGYEMDYTHPSQIMDEIARLTPTFHGVSYKKLDEMGSIQWPCNEQAPDGTPIMHIDEFVRGKGKFVITKFIASPEKVTRRFPLLLTTGRILSQYNVGAQTRRTENLRWHEEDRLELHPVDAEDRGIRDGDWVGIESRAGHTVLRAKVSTRMQPGVVYTTFHFPESGANVITTDASDWATNCPEYKVTAVQVSHVQQPSEWQREYSRFNTTQLELLSKREPLTTSGK, from the coding sequence ATGTCCGACACGCTCATGTCCCAAGCCGGTGGTTGCGGTTCCGGCAATTGCGCCTGCAAATCGGCAGCAATGAAGCAACGCTCGCCGTTCGACGACACCGATTACGGCACGCCGCTCGTCCACGCCGATGTCGATGTCACGCTCGAAATCGACGGCCAGTCCGTCACGGTGCCGGCCGGCACTTCGGTGATGCGCGCCTCCATCGAGGCCGGCATCAACGTGCCCAAGCTGTGCGCGACCGATTCGCTCGAGCCGTTCGGTTCGTGCCGCCTGTGTCTCGTGGAAATCGAAGGCCGCCGCGGCTATCCGGCTTCGTGCACGACGCCCGTCGAAGCGGGCATGAAGGTGCGCACGCAAAGCAATCAGCTGCAAAAGCTGCGCCGCAACGTGATGGAGTTGTACATCTCCGATCACCCGCTCGACTGCCTCACCTGTCCCGCCAATGGCGACTGCGAACTGCAGGACATGGCGGGCGTCACGGGCCTGCGCGAAGTGCGCTACGGCTTTGACGGCGCGAATCATCTGAAAGACAAGAAGGACGAATCGAATCCGTACTTCACGTACGACCCGTCAAAGTGCATCGTCTGCAATCGTTGCGTGCGCGCGTGTGAAGAGACGCAAGGAACGTTCGCGCTGACCATCGCCGGACGCGGCTTCGAATCGCGTGTCGCCGCCGGCGCGAGCGAATCGTTCATGGACTCGGAATGCGTGTCGTGCGGCGCCTGTGTGGCCGCCTGCCCGACCGCCACGCTGCAGGAAAAAACCGTCGTGATGCTGGGCCAGGCCGAGCATTCGGTCGTGACGACTTGCGCCTATTGCGGCGTCGGCTGCTCGTTCAAGGCTGAGATGAAGGGCAACGAGGTCGTGCGCATGGTGCCGCACAAGAACGGCCAGGCGAACGAAGGCCATGCCTGCGTGAAGGGCCGCTTCGCATGGGGCTACGCCACGCACAAAGACCGCATCAAGAAGCCGATGATCCGCGCGAAGATCACCGATCCGTGGCGTGAAGTGAGCTGGGACGAAGCGATCAACTACGCCGCGAGCGAGTTCCGCCGCATCCAGGCGAAGCACGGGCGCGATTCGATTGGCGGCATTACGTCGTCGCGCTGCACGAACGAGGAAACGTATCTCGTGCAGAAACTCGTGCGCGCCGCATTCGGCAACAACAACGTCGATACCTGCGCACGCGTGTGCCACTCGCCCACGGGCTACGGCCTGAAGACGACGCTCGGCGAATCGGCGGGTACGCAGACGTTTGCCTCGGTCGATCACTCCGACGTGATCATGGTGATCGGCGCGAATCCGACCGACGGTCACCCGGTGTTCGGCTCGCGCCTGAAGCGCCGCGTGCGCCAGGGCGCGAAGCTGATCGTCGTCGATCCGCGCCGCATCGATATCGTCGATACCGCCCACGTGAAGGCCGAACATCACCTGCAGCTGCGCCCCGGCACCAATGTCGCGATGGTCAACTCGATCGCGCACGTGATCGTCACCGAAGGGCTCGTCAATGAGTCGTTCGTGGCCGAGCGCTGCGAAACGCGCGCATTCGAGCAATGGCGCGATTTCGTCGCGCTGCCGGAAAACTCGCCGGAAACCATGGCCGAAGTGACCGGCGTGCCGGCTGAGCAAGTCCGCGCCGCCGCGCGTCTCTACGCGCAGCAAGGCAATTCGGCGATCTACTATGGCCTCGGCGTCACGGAACACGCGCAAGGCTCGACCATGGTGATGGGCATCGCCAACCTCGCGATGGCCACGGGCAACATCGGCCGCGAAGGCGTCGGCGTGAATCCGCTGCGCGGCCAGAACAACGTGCAAGGTTCGTGCGACATGGGCTCCTTCCCGCACGAACTGCCGGGCTATCGCCACGTGGGCGACGCGAACGTGCGCGCGCTCTTCGAGGGCGCCTGGAACGTCGCATTGCAAAGCGAGCCGGGCCTGCGAATTCCGAACATGTTCGAGGCAGCGCTCGACGGCACCTTCATGGGCCTCTACTGCCAGGGCGAAGACATCGTCCAGTCGGACCCGAACACGCAGCACGTGGCGGCCGCGCTTTCGTCGATGGAATGCATCGTCGTGCAGGACATCTTCCTGAACGAAACGGCGAAGTACGCGCACGTCCTGCTGCCGGGCTCGTCGTTCCTGGAGAAGGACGGCACGTTCACCAACGCCGAACGCCGCATCTCGCGCGTGCGCAAGGTGATGCCGCCTGTCGCCGGCTACTCGGACTGGGAAGCGACGATCCTGCTCTCGCGCGCGCTCGGTTACGAGATGGACTACACGCATCCGTCGCAGATCATGGACGAGATCGCGCGCCTCACGCCTACGTTCCACGGTGTCTCGTACAAGAAGCTCGACGAGATGGGCAGCATCCAGTGGCCGTGCAACGAGCAAGCGCCCGACGGCACGCCGATCATGCACATCGACGAATTCGTGCGCGGCAAGGGCAAGTTCGTCATCACGAAGTTCATCGCCTCGCCGGAGAAGGTCACGCGCCGCTTCCCGCTGCTGCTCACGACGGGCCGCATCCTTTCGCAGTACAACGTGGGCGCACAAACGCGCCGCACCGAGAACTTGCGCTGGCACGAAGAAGACCGCCTCGAGCTCCACCCGGTGGACGCCGAAGACCGCGGCATTCGCGACGGCGACTGGGTGGGCATCGAATCGCGCGCGGGGCATACGGTGCTGCGCGCAAAGGTCAGCACGCGCATGCAGCCGGGCGTGGTCTACACGACTTTCCACTTCCCAGAATCGGGCGCGAACGTCATCACCACGGATGCCTCCGACTGGGCCACGAACTGCCCGGAATACAAGGTGACGGCCGTGCAGGTCAGCCATGTGCAACAGCCCTCGGAATGGCAGCGCGAATACTCGCGCTTCAACACGACCCAACTCGAGCTGCTGAGCAAGCGCGAACCGCTTACAACCTCAGGGAAATAA
- a CDS encoding HAD-IA family hydrolase: protein MNSPTNAQSAADSAAALAAYDAVLFDFDGTLADTAPDLAAAVNQMRHARGLVPAPLEKLRPLASAGARGLIGGAFGIGPDDREFAAMREEFLANYEANLRVETALFAGIDAVLDDLDARGVRWGIVTNKVARLTEPLVKLMHLDTRASCVVSGDTTPYSKPHPAPLLHAAEALGIAPQRVVYVGDDLRDVQAGAAAGMATIAAAYGYCGNDVPPSQWDAQYVADTTATLFALLQHIGKPARGDAEST from the coding sequence ATGAACTCACCCACGAACGCCCAATCAGCCGCGGACAGCGCCGCCGCGCTCGCCGCCTACGACGCCGTGCTGTTCGACTTCGACGGTACGCTCGCCGATACGGCCCCCGACCTCGCGGCCGCCGTCAACCAGATGCGCCACGCGCGCGGCCTCGTGCCCGCGCCGCTCGAGAAACTGCGTCCACTCGCTTCGGCGGGCGCGCGCGGCCTGATTGGCGGCGCGTTCGGGATCGGCCCCGACGATCGCGAGTTCGCCGCCATGCGCGAGGAGTTCCTCGCCAACTACGAGGCGAATCTGCGCGTCGAGACGGCGCTCTTCGCGGGAATCGACGCCGTGCTCGACGACCTCGACGCGCGCGGCGTGCGCTGGGGCATCGTGACAAACAAGGTCGCCCGCCTCACCGAACCGCTCGTCAAACTGATGCATCTGGATACGCGCGCAAGCTGCGTGGTGAGCGGTGATACGACGCCCTATTCCAAACCGCATCCGGCACCGTTGCTGCACGCGGCTGAGGCGCTCGGCATTGCGCCGCAGCGCGTCGTGTATGTTGGCGACGATCTGCGCGATGTACAGGCGGGCGCCGCAGCGGGTATGGCGACAATCGCCGCCGCCTACGGCTACTGCGGCAACGACGTGCCGCCCTCGCAGTGGGATGCGCAATATGTCGCCGACACCACGGCGACGCTGTTCGCCCTGCTTCAGCACATCGGCAAGCCAGCCAGAGGCGACGCTGAGTCGACGTAA